The following proteins come from a genomic window of Nocardiopsis sp. YSL2:
- the mreD gene encoding rod shape-determining protein MreD, which translates to MRVAATVALVAVAVLLQAVVVQRLPLPWGPGPDLVVAAVAAVALTGRPAVAAGYGFAAGLAMDLLPPAEHAVGRYALVLCLAAYAAALLRTNTGAQGAVGLRTGLPAVVGATALTALGTGLGYAAVGFVMGDPRLTLASVAVNAGAGALLTALVAPVVTLPLVRLRDALADSDFATVQGPTSPVGW; encoded by the coding sequence ATGAGGGTCGCAGCCACCGTCGCACTCGTGGCGGTCGCGGTACTGCTGCAGGCCGTCGTGGTCCAGCGCCTGCCGCTGCCCTGGGGCCCCGGCCCCGACCTGGTCGTGGCGGCGGTGGCCGCGGTGGCCCTGACCGGCAGGCCCGCGGTCGCGGCCGGATACGGGTTCGCCGCCGGTCTGGCCATGGACCTGCTGCCGCCCGCCGAGCACGCCGTCGGACGCTATGCCCTGGTGCTGTGCCTGGCCGCCTACGCCGCGGCCCTGCTGCGCACCAACACCGGAGCCCAGGGCGCCGTCGGCCTGCGCACCGGGCTTCCGGCCGTGGTCGGCGCCACCGCGCTGACCGCGCTGGGCACCGGTCTGGGCTACGCGGCGGTCGGCTTCGTCATGGGCGACCCGCGCCTGACCCTGGCCTCCGTGGCCGTCAACGCCGGAGCGGGCGCACTGCTGACCGCGCTCGTGGCGCCCGTGGTGACACTGCCGTTGGTGCGCCTGCGCGACGCACTGGCCGACAGCGACTTCGCCACCGTCCAGGGCCCGACGTCCCCGGTGGGGTGGTGA